From a region of the Colias croceus chromosome 30, ilColCroc2.1 genome:
- the LOC123704629 gene encoding zinc finger protein 211-like isoform X2, with product MSNNTFYCSFVSIHYIICECGDTFPTEDALKEHLEKDHTNIERNEYKCDTCDKVFSTEKACVLHQRVHVAPRVKRVRTIQEIQDRKKYYNMKNIVCEVCGKRYASNAALRYHQRVHTGERPYQCSLCPKNFTMPLFLQIHMRTHTGERPYQCPHCPKAFSNKAALLRHDRVHTGIKPYQCPQCGKTFTQSNSMKLHVKTVHLKMPAPYKSKNRKNKEAIRRGMNVEVKIESAMYQPPIKTELEVYEEDGTIYETAGVEEIYEEVPILSAGEFYEQVKVEGDEILMYEQEVEEPEVLYEEVYEIEQV from the exons ATGAGTAATAACACATTTTATTGTTCATTTGTTAgcatacattatattatctgtgaatGCGGAGATACATTTCCCACGGAAGACGCATTGAAGGAACATTTGGAAAAAGATCACACAAATATCGAAAGAAATGAATACAAATGCGATACG TGCGACAAAGTGTTTTCAACTGAGAAAGCGTGCGTCCTGCACCAGCGAGTGCATGTCGCGCCTCGCGTTAAGCGTGTACGCACGATACAAGAGATACAAGATCGGAAGAAGTATTATAACATGAAGAATATTGTGTGCGAGGTGTGCGGGAAGAGATATGCT TCTAACGCAGCGCTACGCTACCATCAAAGGGTGCACACGGGCGAGAGGCCTTACCAGTGTTCGCTCTGCCCTAAGAACTTCACTATGCCACTGTTTTTAcag atCCACATGAGAACGCACACAGGCGAGAGGCCCTACCAATGTCCTCACTGTCCGAAGGCCTTTAGTAATAAGGCTGCTCTGTTGAGACATGATCGG GTACACACCGGTATAAAACCGTACCAATGTCCGCAGTGTGGCAAAACGTTCACACAGTCGAATTCTATGAAACTCCACGTGAAAACTGTACATTTGAAAATGCCAGCACCGTACAAGAGCAAGAATAGGAAGAATAAGGAGGCTATCCGTAGAG GTATGAACGTTGAAGTGAAAATCGAATCGGCAATGTACCAACCGCCGATCAAGACGGAACTTGAAGTTTACGAAGAAGACGGTACGATATACGAAACAGCTGGTGTAGAAGAGATATACGAGGAG GTACCCATCTTATCTGCCGGTGAATTTTACGAGCAAGTGAAAGTGGAGGGCGATGAAATACTAATGTATGAGCAGGAAGTCGAAGAACCAGAGGTTTTGTACGAAGAAGTGTACGAAATTGAGCAAGTGTAG
- the LOC123704629 gene encoding zinc finger protein 211-like isoform X1 — translation MSNNTFYCSFVSIHYIICECGDTFPTEDALKEHLEKDHTNIERNEYKCDTCDKVFSTEKACVLHQRVHVAPRVKRVRTIQEIQDRKKYYNMKNIVCEVCGKRYASNAALRYHQRVHTGERPYQCSLCPKNFTMPLFLQIHMRTHTGERPYQCPHCPKAFSNKAALLRHDRVHTGIKPYQCPQCGKTFTQSNSMKLHVKTVHLKMPAPYKSKNRKNKEAIRRGMNVEVKIESAMYQPPIKTELEVYEEDGTIYETAGVEEIYEEVCLSSNSNSDVHFQVPILSAGEFYEQVKVEGDEILMYEQEVEEPEVLYEEVYEIEQV, via the exons ATGAGTAATAACACATTTTATTGTTCATTTGTTAgcatacattatattatctgtgaatGCGGAGATACATTTCCCACGGAAGACGCATTGAAGGAACATTTGGAAAAAGATCACACAAATATCGAAAGAAATGAATACAAATGCGATACG TGCGACAAAGTGTTTTCAACTGAGAAAGCGTGCGTCCTGCACCAGCGAGTGCATGTCGCGCCTCGCGTTAAGCGTGTACGCACGATACAAGAGATACAAGATCGGAAGAAGTATTATAACATGAAGAATATTGTGTGCGAGGTGTGCGGGAAGAGATATGCT TCTAACGCAGCGCTACGCTACCATCAAAGGGTGCACACGGGCGAGAGGCCTTACCAGTGTTCGCTCTGCCCTAAGAACTTCACTATGCCACTGTTTTTAcag atCCACATGAGAACGCACACAGGCGAGAGGCCCTACCAATGTCCTCACTGTCCGAAGGCCTTTAGTAATAAGGCTGCTCTGTTGAGACATGATCGG GTACACACCGGTATAAAACCGTACCAATGTCCGCAGTGTGGCAAAACGTTCACACAGTCGAATTCTATGAAACTCCACGTGAAAACTGTACATTTGAAAATGCCAGCACCGTACAAGAGCAAGAATAGGAAGAATAAGGAGGCTATCCGTAGAG GTATGAACGTTGAAGTGAAAATCGAATCGGCAATGTACCAACCGCCGATCAAGACGGAACTTGAAGTTTACGAAGAAGACGGTACGATATACGAAACAGCTGGTGTAGAAGAGATATACGAGGAGGTATGTTTGAGTTCCAACTCAAACTCAGATGTGCACTTTCaa GTACCCATCTTATCTGCCGGTGAATTTTACGAGCAAGTGAAAGTGGAGGGCGATGAAATACTAATGTATGAGCAGGAAGTCGAAGAACCAGAGGTTTTGTACGAAGAAGTGTACGAAATTGAGCAAGTGTAG